A single window of Nicotiana sylvestris chromosome 5, ASM39365v2, whole genome shotgun sequence DNA harbors:
- the LOC138869474 gene encoding uncharacterized protein yields the protein MLSIDDRINRQPVQQAELVDFQRCIDDIGVGQLNRKGSQCSIEAIFEKPGASDHSPIIINTLIVKSYLPKPFRLYNVLLHNKKFEQAVKEVWGQQIEGYKMYSVWMKLRRLNDRVMKLNKEMSSLDKKLDNLRKQLKNTQENLDKDPFNTELISEEKELISQIVKWENVNEKVLRQRSRAIWIKEGDQNTKFFHEQLKARKARNRIGSIYNDQGVRITEPRMIEQEFTIGFNDNSILSVAGRR from the exons ATGCTATCTATTGATGATCGAATTAATAGACAACCAGTACAACAAGCTGAATTGGTGGACTTTCAGAGATGTATTGATGATATTGGGGTGGGACAACTAAACAGAAAGGGAAGCCAATG TAGTATTGAAGCTATTTTTGAAAAGCCAGGTGCTTCTGATCATTCTCCTATTATCATTAACACATTGATAGTCAAGTCCTATTTGCCTAAACCATTTAGATTATACAATGTGTTATTGCATAACAAGAAGTTTGAGCAAGCTGTGAAAGAAGTATGGGGGCAGCAAATAGAAGGATATAAAATGTACTCTGTGTGGATGAAACTGAGGAGATTAAATGACAGAGTGATGAAGCTTAATAAAGAGATGTCATCCTTAGACAAGAAGCTGGACAATCTAAGAAAACAGTTGAAGAACACTCAGGAGAACCTTGATAAAGATCCATTCAATACTGAGTTGATTTCAGAAGAAAAAGAACTGATAAGCCAGATAGTAAAATGGGAAAATGTTAATGAGAAGGTGCTGAGACAGAGATCTAGAGCAATTTGGATAAAAGAAGgagatcaaaataccaaattcttTCATGAACAACTAAAGGCAAGGAAAGCAAGAAATAGAATTGGTTCAATATACAATGATCAAGGGGTTAGGATCACAGAACCAAGAATGATAGAACAAGAGTTCACAATTGGCTTCAATGATAACAGTATCCTAAGTGTAGCTGGAAGAAGATAA